A part of Pararoseomonas sp. SCSIO 73927 genomic DNA contains:
- a CDS encoding DUF6362 family protein: MTTQPQAAQASELPWPIYDTEVVEMRLCDATDTLRALPGRGCFPAGFRTNWPAEALAMADAAPAGDDDLPRKVPTARQIDQMDEAFQWIGIIPVEHVVHRRIVLLRSLISVRQKKPLLSWRQIGEKLGMEHRTVQRRFAEAIGWICQELYTQQLAGKAWAVEWQRMRQVAGSLNTKQLVPEVSPIVPPAEPGPARDPHIRSSHYQPITLSVAERAERITRFLGSMSGRCQAAMEHFPTDGSPRAIAGGRGFGMPELVVLEGVGILAAQPGGREYGFTPDGVTARAMWGRTAAAA; the protein is encoded by the coding sequence ATGACGACCCAGCCCCAGGCCGCCCAGGCCTCCGAGCTGCCCTGGCCCATCTACGACACCGAGGTGGTCGAGATGCGGCTTTGCGACGCCACGGACACTCTCCGTGCGCTGCCCGGGCGCGGCTGCTTCCCCGCGGGCTTCCGCACCAACTGGCCGGCCGAGGCCCTGGCCATGGCCGATGCGGCTCCGGCCGGGGACGATGACCTGCCGCGTAAGGTCCCGACAGCCCGGCAGATCGACCAGATGGACGAGGCTTTCCAGTGGATCGGGATCATCCCGGTGGAGCACGTGGTCCACCGCCGGATCGTCCTCCTCCGCTCCCTGATCTCCGTCCGGCAGAAGAAGCCCCTGCTGAGCTGGCGCCAGATCGGCGAGAAGTTGGGCATGGAGCACCGGACGGTGCAGCGCCGCTTTGCCGAGGCGATCGGCTGGATCTGCCAGGAGCTGTACACCCAGCAGCTCGCCGGCAAGGCCTGGGCCGTAGAGTGGCAGCGCATGCGCCAGGTGGCCGGCTCGCTGAACACGAAGCAGCTGGTCCCGGAGGTCTCCCCGATCGTGCCCCCGGCCGAGCCAGGCCCGGCGCGCGACCCGCACATCCGCTCCTCCCACTACCAGCCGATCACCCTTTCCGTGGCGGAGCGGGCCGAGCGGATCACCCGATTCCTCGGCAGCATGTCCGGCCGGTGCCAGGCCGCCATGGAGCACTTCCCGACCGACGGCTCCCCTCGCGCGATCGCCGGCGGCCGCGGCTTCGGCATGCCGGAGCTGGTGGTGCTGGAGGGCGTTGGGATCCTCGCGGCCCAGCCAGGCGGCCGAGAGTACGGCTTCACGCCGGACGGGGTGACAGCTCGGGCGATGTGGGGCCGGACGGCCGCCGCTGCCTAA
- a CDS encoding recombinase family protein: protein MPRPTLRRPVQGPAGGPLFVAYYRVSTDQQGRSGLGLDAQKAAVASFLASQPGAKLAAEFEEVESGKRVDRPQLTAALAACRARRAVLVIAKIDRLARNARFLLSVVEGVGDAGVAFCDLPQIPPGPTGKFLLTLLAAVAELEAGLISQRTKAALAQARARGVKLGAPRLQKGIDSASSRAGRAAQTARAVDYLADVWPFIEAAQRAGATSLRQVAEALTARGVRPPSGGEVWHAKQVSRLLQQRKAA from the coding sequence ATGCCCCGCCCTACGCTGAGGCGCCCCGTACAGGGCCCGGCGGGCGGACCCCTCTTCGTCGCCTACTACCGCGTCTCCACCGATCAGCAGGGCCGTAGCGGGTTGGGGCTGGATGCTCAGAAGGCGGCTGTGGCCTCCTTTCTGGCATCGCAGCCCGGCGCCAAGCTCGCCGCCGAGTTCGAGGAGGTGGAGAGCGGCAAGCGGGTGGACCGCCCCCAGCTCACCGCGGCGCTCGCCGCTTGCCGCGCCCGCCGCGCGGTGCTGGTGATCGCGAAAATTGACCGCTTGGCGCGCAACGCGCGCTTCCTCCTCTCGGTCGTGGAGGGCGTCGGTGATGCCGGCGTCGCTTTCTGCGACCTGCCCCAGATCCCGCCCGGTCCGACCGGGAAGTTCCTGCTGACGCTGCTGGCCGCCGTGGCCGAACTCGAGGCCGGGTTGATCAGCCAGCGCACCAAGGCCGCCCTCGCTCAGGCCAGGGCCCGCGGGGTGAAGCTCGGAGCCCCGCGCCTGCAGAAGGGCATCGATTCCGCCTCGTCGCGCGCCGGCCGCGCGGCGCAGACCGCTCGCGCGGTCGACTACCTTGCCGACGTCTGGCCCTTCATCGAGGCGGCCCAGCGCGCCGGCGCCACCAGCCTCCGCCAGGTCGCGGAGGCGCTCACCGCCCGCGGCGTCCGCCCGCCCTCCGGGGGTGAGGTCTGGCACGCGAAGCAGGTCTC